Below is a genomic region from Delftia tsuruhatensis.
GTGGTGCACGCCCGTGACCTGGGCCACCAGTTCGCCCCAGGGCGTGGTCGCATGAACGAAGGTGTCCGAGCCCGAGATCTCGGCCAGCTCGACACGGCCGGGCAATGCCAGGTCCGCGGGCCGTGCCTGCAGCCGCAGGGCGCTGGCGCGCAGGCCCAGCGTCAGGCGCTCCATGCCGGCGGCCTGCGCGCCCAGCGCCGCGGGCAGCCGGGCGCCCCCGGGCAGCTCCAGCCCGCCCTCCACGGCCCGCGCCGCGATCAGGTTCATGGGCGGATCGCTGAAGGCCCGCGCCACGCGCAGCGAGTTGGGCTGGTGAAAGACTTCGGCCGTAGGCCCGTACTGCAGCAGTTCGCCCTCGTGCAGCACGGCGGTGTAGCCACCCAGCAGCAGGGCCTCGCCGGGTTCCGTGGTGGCGTAGACCACGGTGGAGTCACCCGTGGCGAACAGCTGGCTCAGTTCCTCGCGCAGTTCCTCGCGCAGCTTGTAGTCCAGGTTGACCAGGGGCTCGTCCAGCAGCATCAGCGGCGCGCCCTTGGCCAGGGCCCGTGCCAGCGCCACGCGCTGCTGCTGGCCACCCGACAGCTCGGCCGGCAGGCGGTCCAGGAACATGTCGATGTGCAGCCGCTCGGCCAGGGTGCGCACGCGCTGCGCCACATCCCGGTCGCCGCGCAGCTTCAGGGGGGAGGCGATGTTGTCCGCCACCGTGAGCGAGGGATAGTTGATGAATTGCTGGTAGACCATGGCCACGTTGCGCTCGCGCACCGGCATGCCGGTCACGTCGGTGCCATCGACACGGACCCGCCCCTCCGAGGGCACATCCAGCCCGGCCATGATGCGCATCAGGCTGGTCTTGCCGGCCTGCGTGGCCCCCAGCAGCACGGTCACCGCGCCGCTTTCCAGTTCCAGATGCATGGGGTGCAGCCAGGTCTGGCCACCCACGCGCTTGCTGATTGCCTCCAACACCAGTTCCACGACCGCCCTCACTGACGAGGCCGCCTGCAGGGGCAGCGATTGAACAAGGAGAAACACGGGCCTCGGCGCAGCGGCTCGCGCCACATCCGAAAGCAAGAATGCGTTCATTTTTGTTCTTTCCGGGTCGAAGCCCATCAACACATACCCTAGGTGCTGTTCTTTTTTCTTCGTTTTAAAGTTCTCCAATCCACGGCCCGCCGGGACAAATGCGCTATAACCCAGTCGCCCCGCCCTGTTTGCCCGAGAACGCCCTAGCCCTGGAATCGCCGTGAATACCAATCCCCGACAACTACAGCTGCTCGATGAAGTGCGCAGCCGCCAGTCCACCTCGGTGGAGCAACTGGCCGATATCCTGGGCGTGACCCTGCAGACCGTGCGCCGCGATATCCAGAAGCTGGCCGATGCCGGCCTGCTGGTGCGCTTTCATGGCGGCGTGCGCGTGCCCAGCGCCACGGTGGAGAACCTGGGCCACACCCAGCGCCAGGTGCTGCATGCCGAGGGCAAGGCCCGCATCGCGCGCGCCGTGGCCGAGGCGATTCCCAACGGCTGCTCGCTGATCCTCAACATCGGCACGACCACCGAGGCCGTGGCCCAGGCCCTGCTCAAGCACCGGGGCCTGCGCGTGATCACCAACAACCTCAACGTGGCGGCCATCCTCAGCTCCAACGCCGACTGCGAGGTCATCGTGGCCGGCGGCGTGGTGCGCACGCGCGACCGGGGCATCGTGGGCGAGGCCGCCGTGGACTTCATCCGCCAGTTCAAGGTGGACATCGCGCTGATCGGCATCTCGGCCATCGAGCCCGACGGCAGCCTGCGCGACTTCGACATGCGCGAGGTCAAGGTGGCCCAGACCATCATCGCCCAGTCGCGCGAGGTCTGGCTGGCGGCCGACCACAGCAAGTTCAGCCGCCAGGCCATGGTGGAGCTGGCGCGCCTGGACCAGATCGACCGCCTGTTCACCGATACCGCGCCCCCTGCCCCGTTCGACGCACTCCTGCGCGAAGCCGAGGTGCAATGCGTGGTGGCGCAATAAGCTCCCTGGAGCCGCTGCGCACCTTCGCCGGAAGACGCGCGCACCCGCTCCGCTTTTTCTTGGATACCGCACCATGACCTATCTGCTTGCCCTGGACCAGGGCACCTCCAGCTCCCGCAGCATCGTCTTCGACACCCAGGGTCGCATCGTGGCCTCGGCCCAGTTGGAGCTGCCGCAGATCTATCCCCGGCCCGGCTGGGTCGAGCACGATCCGCGCGAGATCTGGCGCACCCAGCTGGCCACGGCGCGCGAGGCCCTGGCCAAGGCAGGCCTCGCGGCAGCGGATATCCGTGCCCTGGGCATCACCAACCAGCGCGAGACCACCGTGGTCTGGAACCGTGCCACGGGCCAGCCCATGCACCACGCCATCGTCTGGCAGGACCGCCGCGCCGAGCCGCTGTGCGCCCAGCTGCGCGACGGCGGCCATGCCGACACCATCCAGCGCAAGACCGGCCTGCTGATCGATGCCTATTTCTCGGGCACCAAGCTGCGCTGGATCCTGGACAACGTGAACGGCGCGCGCGCCGCCGCCGAGCGTGGCGAGCTGGCCTTCGGCACCGTGGACAGCTGGCTGATCTGGCAGCTCACGGGCGGGCGCCGCCATGTGACCGATGTCTCCAACGCCAGCCGGACCATGCTGTTCAACGTCCACACCAACCAGTGGGACGACGAGCTGCTGGCCCTGCTGGACATCCCGCGTGCACTGA
It encodes:
- a CDS encoding DeoR/GlpR family DNA-binding transcription regulator gives rise to the protein MNTNPRQLQLLDEVRSRQSTSVEQLADILGVTLQTVRRDIQKLADAGLLVRFHGGVRVPSATVENLGHTQRQVLHAEGKARIARAVAEAIPNGCSLILNIGTTTEAVAQALLKHRGLRVITNNLNVAAILSSNADCEVIVAGGVVRTRDRGIVGEAAVDFIRQFKVDIALIGISAIEPDGSLRDFDMREVKVAQTIIAQSREVWLAADHSKFSRQAMVELARLDQIDRLFTDTAPPAPFDALLREAEVQCVVAQ
- a CDS encoding ABC transporter ATP-binding protein; amino-acid sequence: MELVLEAISKRVGGQTWLHPMHLELESGAVTVLLGATQAGKTSLMRIMAGLDVPSEGRVRVDGTDVTGMPVRERNVAMVYQQFINYPSLTVADNIASPLKLRGDRDVAQRVRTLAERLHIDMFLDRLPAELSGGQQQRVALARALAKGAPLMLLDEPLVNLDYKLREELREELSQLFATGDSTVVYATTEPGEALLLGGYTAVLHEGELLQYGPTAEVFHQPNSLRVARAFSDPPMNLIAARAVEGGLELPGGARLPAALGAQAAGMERLTLGLRASALRLQARPADLALPGRVELAEISGSDTFVHATTPWGELVAQVTGVHHLELGSAVTLHLDPAQAYVFGADGALLRAPARPGGR